The Chitinophaga pinensis DSM 2588 region GCCAAAGCAGGCGCAGTGCGGATCTGGAAAAGTTTGATATCAGCAAACATGAGTTGCTTTTCTTTCTGCCACACCAGGTTCAGCAATTTCCCGTGGCTGCACATGGTAAGGATTACTATAAACTGGGCTTTTATGAAGAATGCCTGTCCCGTTTACCCAGGCAATATCGCTTCCTGCTCAATCCTCTCAACCAGCAAAAGATCAGTTTCGCGCCCGACGCAGCTATCAGACTACAAGCTATTTTTGAAATACTGCAAAATTTACTACGTACCATAGATACCGATCCTGAGCTTATTCTGGCCCATCTCAATAGTTTACTAACGGAAATCAATATTGCCTATTTCACCAATGATAAGAAGCCCGCAGATGACAGGCTGGCTAAATTTATCGCCTTCAAGATGTTTGTTGAGGACAACCTGATCAATCACCCGAGTATCCGGGAGATTGCGGAGGAATTGATGGTAAGCACTGATAGCTTATACCAGATTGTTAAACAATACTCCGGCCTCTCCCCTAAAGAATTCATCACAAACCGCCTGATACTGGAAGCCAGACGCCGTATGTATCATGGGGAACTGTCTTCTGTAAAAGAATTGGCTTTCGAACTTGGGTTCAATGACCCTGATTATTTCTCCCGTTTGTTTAAAAAAGTAACCGGTAAAACGGTTGCCGGTTTTTTTCAGGATTTGTCCTGAAGTTGTCGGTTTTCGTCCAGCCCTTCCTCCTGCTATATTAAGAGCTTTGTTCATAGAATAAATCCATAGATATGAACAGACAAACAGGAAATGTATTAGTAACGGGTGCAACGGGTCTTGTAGGAGCCCGTCTTGTACCACGGTTGATAGCAGCAGGTTGGAATTGTCGCGTATTGGTGCGCAAGGGGAAAGATGTGCCGGCCGGGGCTATCCACGTAACAGGAGACTTATTGGATGCAGCTTCACTCACACAGGCAGTAAAAGATGTGTCGGCAATCATCCACCTTGCAGCAGTATTCCGTACACAGGACACAGATCTGATCTGGCAAAGCAACCTTCAAGGTACACGTAACCTCATTGCTGCGGCAAAGATCCACGCTCCCGATGCACGCTTTATGCTGGCAAGTACAGCCCATGTTTACAATATCAATAATCCTCATCCGGGACGTGAAGACGACATGGTGGCTCCTGAACATGCATACCCTGCCAGTAAGGTTGCAGCAGAGAAAGAACTGCGCGAAAGTGGGTTGAACTGGTCCGTCCTACGCTTTCCTTTTGTATATGGCGACGGAGACGGACACCTGGAAATGTTACCCAAGCATATAATTCCGGCTAAATGGCATCCTGCCCAGAGAATGAGTGTAATCCATCATCGTGACATTGCTACTGCTATAGATATGGCCCTTGCTGGCACTTTTGACGGGCGTATCGTAAATATTGCAGATGAATCGTCTATGTCGGTCTATGAGTTATTGCAACTTGTGGGTACCACTATGGAGTCGTCTGCTGAGCCGCTTCAAAATCCCTGGTATCTCTATGCAGATACTTCTCTTGCGCGTAGTCTGGGCTTCCAGCCTAGCGTCAGAACGGTATATCAGGCGATACAGGAGCAGCTGCTCTAAGGTAGGCATACTGCTTATCAGCGGGTATCATTCCTGCAGAATGGTACTAAAACGAAAAGGTCGGAAATGCCGGCCTTTTCGTTCATCTATGATAAGTGAAAATAATTATTCATCTTCTTTTACCAGTTAACATAAGCGGT contains the following coding sequences:
- a CDS encoding helix-turn-helix domain-containing protein, coding for MRNIDSLREHFSQNSQLPIRLVSPGFGHLPQADVEKYGITQRLPYYFFLFILDGQSRRSADLEKFDISKHELLFFLPHQVQQFPVAAHGKDYYKLGFYEECLSRLPRQYRFLLNPLNQQKISFAPDAAIRLQAIFEILQNLLRTIDTDPELILAHLNSLLTEINIAYFTNDKKPADDRLAKFIAFKMFVEDNLINHPSIREIAEELMVSTDSLYQIVKQYSGLSPKEFITNRLILEARRRMYHGELSSVKELAFELGFNDPDYFSRLFKKVTGKTVAGFFQDLS
- a CDS encoding NAD-dependent epimerase/dehydratase family protein, with the translated sequence MNRQTGNVLVTGATGLVGARLVPRLIAAGWNCRVLVRKGKDVPAGAIHVTGDLLDAASLTQAVKDVSAIIHLAAVFRTQDTDLIWQSNLQGTRNLIAAAKIHAPDARFMLASTAHVYNINNPHPGREDDMVAPEHAYPASKVAAEKELRESGLNWSVLRFPFVYGDGDGHLEMLPKHIIPAKWHPAQRMSVIHHRDIATAIDMALAGTFDGRIVNIADESSMSVYELLQLVGTTMESSAEPLQNPWYLYADTSLARSLGFQPSVRTVYQAIQEQLL